The proteins below come from a single Erythrobacter sp. SG61-1L genomic window:
- a CDS encoding ATP-binding protein: protein MTAISAHRSIFSRLVLWAIAVSTVVVLLLWLMTYASIERSTVAAQKRAVDVDLAGLVDIYASGGEQELARRINDRLAFVPGDGNRPHYLLVRAGGAHIAGDLQSWPALNARLSERGEVALPGGRSAIARATQLDEDLRLLVARERGDDASLLHAVTLVFLGGGAALIAAVGLLGRYAARRLARRIGRINAAFREPNVQLLDTLTVWPGDADEIGELASRSAAALARLRRLVDAHREMSDQIAHEIRTPLMHLDNRILKVLRTEPNEMVAIGLVEARADIRRIVDMLESLLDIATSEARRGETLGLREVDLSEMVQRLGELYSDSAEESGHRFECEVEQGVTIRGEESQLTRLVTNLLDNAFKYVPAGSAVRLSLRAGPVLTVSDDGPGIPAEERELIFQRFRRGAGQRPERQGSGLGLALARAIAERHGLTIKLADAGVGACFVIRREKA from the coding sequence ATCGCGGTATCCACCGTGGTGGTGCTGCTACTGTGGCTGATGACCTATGCCTCGATCGAGCGATCCACCGTCGCGGCGCAGAAGCGGGCTGTGGACGTCGATCTCGCTGGCCTTGTCGACATCTACGCCAGCGGAGGGGAGCAGGAACTGGCCCGGCGGATCAACGATCGCCTCGCCTTCGTGCCGGGAGACGGCAATAGGCCGCATTACCTGCTCGTCCGCGCAGGCGGGGCACATATAGCTGGCGATCTTCAAAGCTGGCCGGCGTTGAACGCGCGCCTTTCCGAACGCGGTGAAGTCGCCTTGCCGGGTGGGCGCAGTGCCATTGCGCGGGCAACCCAGCTCGACGAGGATTTGCGCCTGCTGGTCGCGCGGGAGCGGGGGGACGATGCCAGCCTGCTCCATGCGGTGACGCTGGTATTCCTGGGCGGCGGTGCCGCACTGATCGCAGCGGTGGGCCTGCTGGGCCGATATGCCGCGCGGCGCCTTGCGCGCCGGATCGGGCGGATCAACGCCGCCTTTCGCGAACCCAATGTGCAATTGCTGGATACACTGACCGTGTGGCCCGGCGATGCGGACGAGATCGGCGAACTGGCCAGCCGCAGTGCGGCGGCACTGGCGCGATTGCGGCGACTGGTGGATGCCCACCGCGAAATGTCGGACCAGATTGCGCATGAAATCCGCACCCCGCTGATGCATCTCGACAATCGTATCCTGAAGGTGTTGCGTACCGAACCGAACGAGATGGTTGCCATCGGCTTGGTCGAAGCGCGGGCCGATATTCGCCGCATTGTCGATATGCTGGAATCCCTGCTGGACATCGCCACGAGCGAGGCACGCCGGGGCGAGACTCTGGGCCTGCGCGAAGTGGACCTGAGCGAAATGGTCCAGCGGCTGGGCGAGCTTTATTCCGATAGTGCGGAGGAATCGGGCCATCGCTTCGAATGCGAAGTGGAACAGGGCGTGACGATCAGGGGCGAGGAAAGCCAGTTGACCCGGCTGGTGACCAACCTGCTGGACAATGCCTTCAAATATGTACCGGCGGGCAGCGCCGTCCGCCTCAGCCTGCGGGCAGGCCCGGTGCTGACCGTCAGCGACGATGGGCCGGGCATTCCGGCGGAAGAGCGGGAACTGATCTTCCAGCGGTTCCGCCGGGGCGCGGGCCAGCGGCCCGAACGTCAGGGCAGCGGCCTTGGGCTGGCACTTGCCAGAGCGATTGCGGAGCGGCACGGGCTTACGATAAAGCTGGCCGATGCAGGCGTGGGCGCCTGTTTCGTGATCCGCAGGGAGAAGGCGTGA